The window GCTGGTGCGATGGACTGATAGGCCTCGCGATGATTGCTTTCGGTCACGACGTCGGCGCGCAGGCGCTGACTGGCTTCCAGCGGGTGGGCCAAAGGCTCGATACCGTCGGTATTGACGGCCTGCATTTCGTCGACCAGCCCGAGAATGCTGTTGAGGGCGGAAGTAATGTGCGGAAGATCGGCATCATTAAGGCCAAGGCAGGCCAGATGAGCGATTTTTTCCACGTCGGAGCGTTCTAGCGCCATCGGGATTCTCCAGTGGAAAACAGAACGGACGGCGTCCGTGTGTTAGATTGTCGGAACACTACCGCACTTCTACGGTCATAAGGCCGCGATTGTGGGGCTTGGTGCACAGAAAAGCGGCCAATTTAACATATTGGCGCCTTGCCCAAAATCCCTGTCGTTGTTAGAGTTTGCCGCACTTTTTTACCCACGCGTTGCCTAGGGTCCCTTTCCCATGTTCAAGAAACTGCGTGGCATGTTTTCCAGCGATCTTTCCATTGACCTGGGCACTGCCAACACCCTTATTTACGTGCGCGAGCGCGGTATCGTCCTGAATGAGCCATCGGTTGTGGCCATTCGGACACACGGTAACCAGAAAAGTGTCGTCGCTGTCGGCACCGAGGCCAAGCGCATGCTCGGCCGTACGCCGGGCAACATTGCTGCCATTCGTCCGATGAAGGACGGCGTGATCGCCGACTTCAGCGTCTGCGAAAAGATGCTGCAATACTTTATTAACAAGGTTCACGAAAACAGCTTTCTGCAGCCTAGCCCTCGTGTGCTGATCTGCGTTCCATGCAAATCCACCCAGGTTGAGCGTCGTGCCATCCGTGAATCGGCCCTGGGTGCCGGTGCCCGTGAAGTGTTCCTGATCGAAGAGCCAATGGCGGCTGCGATCGGTGCCGGCCTGCCGGTAGAAGAAGCGCGCGGCTCGATGGTCGTGGATATCGGTGGTGGTACTACCGAAATCGCGCTGATCTCCCTGAACGGTGTGGTCTACGCCGAATCCGTACGCGTTGGCGGCGACCGTTTCGACGAAGCGATCATCACCTACGTGCGCCGTAACTACGGCAGCCTGATCGGTGAATCGACCGCCGAGCGCATCAAACAGGAAATCGGCACGGCCTACCCGGGCGGCGAAGTTCGCGAAGTCGACGTTCGCGGTCGCAACCTGGCCGAAGGCGTTCCACGCGCATTCACCCTGAACTCCAACGAAGTGCTGGAAGCTCTGCAAGAGTCTCTGGCTACCATCGTTCAGGCTGTGAAAAGCGCCCTGGAGCAATCGCCGCCGGAACTGGCTTCCGACATCGCCGAGCGTGGCCTGGTGCTGACCGGTGGTGGCGCGCTGCTGCGTGACCTCGACAAGTTGCTGGCTCAGGAAACCGGTCTGCCGGTGATCGTTGCCGAAGATCCGCTGACTTGCGTTGCTCGCGGCGGTGGCCGTGCATTGGAAATGATGGATAAGCACACCATGGATCTGCTCTCCAGCGAATAAGTGCTGGGTTGCAATACGTGGGTGAGCGCGCGCAGGCAGCACTTTGCAGTGCTGCCTGTTGGCGTTTATCTTCTGTCAGTCTTCATCCAGGCCGGTTTGATGCCGTATGAATAAACAGAACATTTGCCTGGGAGGAGCGGCTTATTAAACCGCTTTTCGCCAAGGGCCCTTCGTTGGGCGTCCGCCTGTTAGTGCTGGCCGTGTTGTCGGTTGCGCTGATGGTGGTCGATGCCCGCTTCAGTCTGCTCAAGCCTGCACGCAGCCAGATGTCGCTGGTGCTGATGGACGCCTACTGGATCACCGACCTGCCCGGTCGTTTGTGGGAAGGCGTTGCCAGTCAGTTCGGCAGTCGCACCGAGCTGGTCGCCGAAAACGAAAAACTCAAGACCGAGAACCTGCTGTTGCAGGGCCGCATGCAGAAGCTTGCCGCCCTCACCGAGCAGAACGTCCGGCTGCGCGAGTTGCTCAATTCCTCCGCGCTAGTCAACGAGAAGGTCGAAGTGGCCGAATTGATCGGCATGGACCCCAACCCCTTCACCCATCGCATCATCATCAATAAAGGTGAGCGCGACGGTGTGGTCCTCGGCCAGCCGGTGCTTGATGCGCGCGGCCTGATGGGCCAGGTGGTCGAGTTGATGCCGTACACCTCCCGGGTGTTGCTGTTGACCGA of the Pseudomonas sp. Seg1 genome contains:
- the gatC gene encoding Asp-tRNA(Asn)/Glu-tRNA(Gln) amidotransferase subunit GatC, giving the protein MALERSDVEKIAHLACLGLNDADLPHITSALNSILGLVDEMQAVNTDGIEPLAHPLEASQRLRADVVTESNHREAYQSIAPAVENGLYLVPKVID
- the mreB gene encoding rod shape-determining protein MreB translates to MFKKLRGMFSSDLSIDLGTANTLIYVRERGIVLNEPSVVAIRTHGNQKSVVAVGTEAKRMLGRTPGNIAAIRPMKDGVIADFSVCEKMLQYFINKVHENSFLQPSPRVLICVPCKSTQVERRAIRESALGAGAREVFLIEEPMAAAIGAGLPVEEARGSMVVDIGGGTTEIALISLNGVVYAESVRVGGDRFDEAIITYVRRNYGSLIGESTAERIKQEIGTAYPGGEVREVDVRGRNLAEGVPRAFTLNSNEVLEALQESLATIVQAVKSALEQSPPELASDIAERGLVLTGGGALLRDLDKLLAQETGLPVIVAEDPLTCVARGGGRALEMMDKHTMDLLSSE